The following is a genomic window from Strongyloides ratti genome assembly S_ratti_ED321, chromosome : 1.
taaatacatcATTATCAATggaaaaaagttattacCAGTCATctacatataaaaatgattacaACCCgccattttatatatatatatatgtgtgTTAAGGAAGATAAATGAATGTATGTATGTATGTATATAcacttttatatttcttttctaTTGATTGAGCGCGGGGTTAAGAATTACAACACACACACCGCAAAGGCTTCATTTGTGTTTTTGGAAAAATAAGAATtaagtgtttttttttttgccaaatttgttttattatatatatatatatttttttttttggtagaTACACTATATTATTATGGGGGATATCTATATTGttgaaaaattgttaaattctAGAATAAGAAAGGtatgttataaataattgatattttttttaaataaaaataataattaattaaagaataaaaaagaatatcttGTTAAATGGAAAGAATGGGGATCTAAACATAATACATGGGAACCcgaagataatattttagatgAAAGGTTAATACAAGAATATGAAGAtagtaaaagaaataaaaaaaaacataaagaAAATACTAGTACAGTTAAAAGGCACTCTTCTGGTGTACCTGCATGTACACCAATTCCACCAAGAAAAATTACACGTCGTAGTTGTATTAACATTAAAGATGATGGAAATGAAGAGATAATAGGTAATCGTAAAAGTAGTCGAAAAAGTGCTGTTGAAGCAAGTGCAAAAATAACTAATGTtgtaaaagaagaaaaaaagaaaattaaagaaattgaaaGTAGTGATAATGAAAGTGATTTTACTGATAAATCAGAATCTACAACAACATGTACTAGTAATACAACTGATGAAGCAAGTATTGatgatgataataatgaaagTAGTGTTTCATGTGCTGATGATGAAGATACAATGGATGAAACATTAATTGAAGAAACATGTAATAAAAGTATACAAAGTGAATTAGAGGATATGCCtatattacaaaaagaaACATCAATAGTTAATGAAACAATGGATACAAGAGATGATGAAGAAACATCAGAATCAAAAAAAGAATCAAGTTTTGGAAGTAATGAATTAACAATTGATGAAGATAGTAGTAGTAGTAATGAACCAATTATTATACCACCTATATGTACTAATCGTCATAGTAAGGTAATAAGATCCCGTAATTTATCACATTCTTCATCCGGTACCAATAAtgatatagttaaaaaaatagtcaaagaaacaaataaaagaaatggTAATGAATATGAGTATGAAATTAAACATGATAAGGAAAAAAaagcaaataaaaatataacaacaTATGATGATAGTTCGTCATCCCCAACAACATCAGAAAGTAACATTGATGATGGATCCACAACAGTAAGTCATGATATGGAGTCCTCAGGTAATTTATCCTTTCAGTCAATCATAAcacaaaaattttcaaaagatGAAGAACCTCATATATTTAGATATAATCCTGGTGAAATAACACAATTTAGAAATGAGGATGGTGAATTGACAGAAGCTATTGTTCTGAATCCctgatataaattaaaaaaaattgtctaTATGAATCAAATTAttgttatcttttttttgtaaatggATGTTAAATTATCTCTTTTTGTCCTGTATATCATAGAAAAAAGATGTAGCAGTGttactgtttttttttatctggATAACCAAAATATCTTAGTTCTAAATTGTGGccttttttaaacaaaaaaatatatatatatttaaaagaaatatttttttttttgtttaatatacATCTGTTGTGTTACTATTATTCATACACAATAtttgtcattttttaaaaataaaaacaacatctttagataattaatatattcattaataaaacaaaaaagtttacaacatttttataaataaaagtatcaattttttttggtaacAAATTAAAGATACAATAgatgtcttttttttataaaaaaggggtttaaaaaagatatatccctttaaaatatctttttgaaattattattttgtgtaatataaaatatgtaaagaTGATGTTTCATTGACATATGTcctttaaatgttaaaagataaaataacaaaaagaCAAAGTTAACCaaattagtataaaaaattttaagaaaaatatgacaaaaatttcatatttttatcggctttcttttaatatataatgaatCATTATATAATCGTGTTAAATTGACCATAAAAAATGTGTGGATTAAATTCTAAAAGAACTTTTGATCTGTCAATTCATTGATCATAAATAGAAATGAATTGTGTcgataatatcttttttgatttctttaaaatctcctataaaagttttaaagatcaaaaaaaaaaagttggtATTAATTGGATTGTAATGTCGTTTTAGAATTGTGagtaacaataaataaaataaaatctaaatttttcaaatactATTCATTTAACTGTCAATGTATTCTGGTGGCAGGtggtaaatttaaaataatgatttgtgtaaaaaaaaactacacCTTCTAACCATTATTAGTATGATGGCATTTAAGGGCCAacctaaaaatatatatatatatttcgtCTCCTACAACCAACtccttaaaaaataatttggaAATATGTACCTCAAGCTTTTTACTATTTGCGTGGAGGCATTCAAACATAGAAAGTTTGTAAATGGCTAAAAATTGGTTATCGAAACAGTCTTAATGTTATCTTTTGTAATTACTAACAACGacataaaatttacatttaattaagaataagctttaaaaaattatcttttaagtTAGTGTTGAAATTcctattttaaattttttcaattgtgTACCAATATTGTTTTGTATGAAaccttttaataaattatttttataataccataaagttatttataatattcttaCTATTAGTACATTTTTGatttctatattttatacgacttttaatttttgcaaaataaaataaaataaaattatgtttaatttgatattaaattaattatactttttttatttaataaaagattattttatactttttttaagtagatgatttattataaaatagttttgCTACAATGTCGTAaagtaatttatttcaattttttttatatatataatattttaattttctatctagtatatattaatgattaAATGGTTCATAAAGTTAAACTACAAATGACAGGAGATTTTTCTTAttactactttttttaatatataaacttataattatactattttataatatatttttttatttgcatatgtaattgatattaataattttcgaTACATTTCTATGATATGCAATATCCATCAATGGTGAAGTGTAGTATTATTCTATGtgtgtttttatttaacatgaACGATATCATTTGTATATATGTTTTAGTTATTTTGTTAgagttttataataaattgtataaaatgaTGGATGAAATATTGTTAGATAAtagaaatttaattatttttaccatcttttttttatgcgactattattagtttttatatttttttttatcaaagttggtttttattcaaaaaagttttacatCAATATGGTAGTAAATAATATGtctttttttactttatcatcgattaaaatgttaaattttcaaacAATTATGgtgaatatttaattttgaataGTAGTTTGTTTTATCGGCATagtcaaaaaattttaattttaagtataagaaaaaattaaaaaaaaactttttattaactatTGATTATTGGTTAATTGTAAtcatttctaataaatttacgtgtttaacaaatatttgaATTGAACATTCATATTTACATAtctatttgatattttaatttcagATTATCCCTTTGATTGTCTTCATATACAAAAACAagtatattgaaaatttattagaaatgTCAAGTAAAGGTTCTAGAGGGCCTTCAGCGCCAAGAGTTGTTAGCGTTAGTGCTAGAAATCCTGGAACAGCCGGAGCTTGTACAGTAGatgattttgaaaataatttttacaatgtTCCAAAAATTTCcgttagttttttttttatataataattaattttatttgtaatttagATTACTAATGGATCAGAATTAAtgtcattttttaatgaaaaaatatgtCCTGGATTAAATGCTTCGGATATAGATTGGGAGAAACGTGTACTTGCACTAAAACATCTTCGATCAATTGTTTTATGTGAAGCTTATTTGCTACCAGAATTTTTGGATAAAATATTACCAAATTTAGAGTTACCATTAGAAAAAGCAATAAAAGATCTTCGCTCACAAGTTGTTCGTGAAGCTGCATATACAATAGCATTATATTGTAAAGAAATGGGTGCTAAAATGTTTAGAATTGTTGATTTGATGTTTCAGCCTGCTATTAGTGTTGTTCAATCTTCAGCGAAAGTTATGTCATCTTCTGCAACTATATTGTTTACATATGTTACTAAATATGTTCGTAACCACAAACTTATACAAAAAGTTTCTTTAACAATGACACACAAATCTCGAGAAATTAGGAGATCTGGTGCTGTGATGACTAAGACAATTTTAGAGAATTGGGACGATTCTGAAGTTTTTAAAGAGATAGGATCTATTTGTGATGCTGTATTTAAAGCAATTAATGATGCTGATCCTGAAGTTAGAGAACAGGGTCGTAGTTGTTTTTATGTATTAGAAGAGAAGTACAAAGATGAGGcagaaaaaattttcaaaatgttAGATCCTTCAAAGAAACGATCATTAAATGGAGGACTTGCGACATCATCATCCTCACGTTCGATTGTGGATGCAATTTCAGCTTCCAAACCTAATACAGCTTCATCTATTCGTAGTAACGCATATGCTCGTGCTACCAGTGAAATTGACACAACATCTGCAAGACGAGCAATGATAACAAGCAAATATGGTAGTAGTACAAGACCACCACTTCTTGGAAAATCTTCTTTAACTCAAAGAAATAGTGCAGGGACTCTTGCATCgcgtaaaaataatattaatacattAACAAAGACTTCTCAAGGATTACCATCAACATCCCAACCTAATAGTAGGTCTGGATCTCCAAAAAGTCTAATGAGAAACTTTAATCGTATGAAGGTATCTGAAACTCCAAAAGTAGCATTATCATCTAAAGTAACAAAGATTTCTTCAAGACCAGGAGTTGGATTGAGTGCAGTACCTTTTGAATTAGATAATGATGCTCGAATGGAATCTGCAGCATTCATGGAtgctataaataaatgtaatacTTTAAGTGATAAACGTGAAGCACTTACAGCTTTACGTCAAATTCTTGAACATGGAAGACCTTTGGTTAATCTTGATATTGATAAAGCATTTCAATGCTTATGgaaattatataaagaaagTCAAAATCGTCCAACCAGTGAATTGATGGGTGCTCTTGATGTATtgttcaaaaaatataatgattattTGGTGACTCATCTTAATGAAATATATCCAAGAATTTTAATGAAGATGGCTAATGATACACAACCAATGTTGCGAAGTGCtcatttaaaacttttagaaCAAgttaaaaaactattttctGCTAAAGATCGTTTTGCATCATTAACAGCTTATCTTCAAAATCCACTTCATAGTCCTCATGTTAAAGCGAaacaacttttattaaaagaatatgcTGAAATTATTCCATATTTGGATTCTCAAACGCTCCGTGGTACCGCAGCATTTGTACCATCATTTTTGAAAATACTTCATATTCTTGAATCTAGTAAGAATGATCAATTTACCGGTGATGTTGAACTTATTTGTAAagaacttttaaatttagatGCTGCGGCACTTTCcgaattaataaatattcatttaacaCCTCAACAACGTCAAAgagtattaaattttattaacaaaacaAAAGTTTCAATGAGTCCATTAAAAACACGTCAAGAAAATGTTATAGGACAGGTGAAAGATTATGTTAATTCAACAAGTAATTATAATTCTCCATATACAAATGGTAGAGAAAGAAGCTATGATAATAACGCTCCAACAAGTACCTCATCAACATGTTCCAATTTAGATTATGATACATCTAAATTTTTCTACAATAATGCTATTGAATTTAAACATGATGTTGAGGAACAGAATAGAATAATAACTATTATTCAAGCTGAATTGATGCCAGATAATGATTCTATTCACAAAAGCCATGCAGCAAAAGCTTTAGAAGTTTTAACAAAAGATAAATGTTTTACTTTATGGGATACTCATTTTGGTTCTACATTAATGCTTCTTATTCAAAATTTGTCAGCTGACGATGATAATTTAGTAACTAATGTTGCTTGTGCTTTAAAAGAACTTATTTCTAAAGAACATAATCGTTTAGGAGAATATTACgcttatttgataaaaagttttataagtGTTAAAAGAAGAAGTGATAGAATACATAAGGCACTTGATAATTGTTCAGATGCAATGGCAAAATTTTTACCTGCACCAACATTAATTGAAACATTAATACCACATTTAAAAGTTGATGATCCTGAACAGTTGACAAATGCTTTGAAACTTCTTGGTAAGGTATTTGAATATATTCCGTTGTCTGAAGCGATTCCTTATCTTTCAAGAGTTTGTCCATATGTTGTTGAATGTATTGGACACACAACAAGTTCAGTTAGAAGAGGAACAATTATTTGTATGGTGTccattatcaataaatgtGGTAGAAGCAAAGTTGACCAATATCTTGTAAAATTCGACAGATCCCAGATAAGACTCTTGGAagtttatttagaaaaaagtcaaccaaaataagaatattttgataagtgattttttttttgtaaaatatatgtattataatTTGTACATACCtcattattaacattatttgaaataaagaTATTGTGTTTTGTAATTAATTGAACAATTAACttgttaatgaaaataaaaaaaagtatttataaagaatgctataaaacatataaatttttgatttttattgtacgtgaaaataagtttttcttttgataaaatgaatatttctgaatataatcaaactTGTATTACTACTGCAGTTAAAGTAGaactttttttctaaatttagaAACAAAAATGTATGTTTTCGCTGGCccttgtaaaaataataagtttaaaatataatcatggatatataataataaaaatttaagaaatcGTGAGCAGTCAAAGTTACAGGAGAAGTGGaggatatttttttaaaaaaatcgtTTCTCCTAAtgtagttaaaaaattttaaatttaatgaacTCTTCTGacttaaatttttgtaagaaattcatttaacaaagttttttttttcataggacttctaaatatccatataataaaaatgtttttttttaaaatgatttcaAGAACGCTTATATAATTCGAGTTACACAAATAGTAGAAGTATGAAATTTGATTCGATGGTTTTATTTTAGCTTTTATAATGTAGCCCCGTAAGaactttgtttttatttttaacagttATCAAGATATAGTATTTGGTGTTTCTTTAAGAATAAAAGCAGATAATAAATGACAAGAagttttttcaattttaatgatttcaAAAATGGTTGGAGatataaaatacattttaagaTAGACCACCTGTCAAAACTAATATGAAAACGATTCCAGGAATCcgcttttttttatctttatttacaAAAGAGTTACAAccaaaggcggaaattttttctaaatttttcttattcataacttttcagtatctcagcTAAAACTTGTTGTATGAAAAAATGATTAGTGGCAAACGATTTCTCTTAAAAAGTTAATCTAGAATAAAAAGTTTCTGTAAAAATAACTTCAATATTTCCTGAGTTTCAAAAATTGTCCAAAAAGTTTCAACTTGATTTGTCAtcaatacttaaaaaaatacctttttttagaattttggcataatatgatattcattcgatagcccttaaaaagggatgaattttgaatataatcaaggatatgtaaaaattaaaacttcagAAGTTATGAGCCTTCAAAGTTGGAGGCGAAagtggggaatattttttgcaaaaaatcGCCTTTCATGATCCATTTGagcattttaaaattaaaagataaat
Proteins encoded in this region:
- a CDS encoding Polycomb group protein Pc, coding for MGDIYIVEKLLNSRIRKNKKEYLVKWKEWGSKHNTWEPEDNILDERLIQEYEDSKRNKKKHKENTSTVKRHSSGVPACTPIPPRKITRRSCINIKDDGNEEIIGNRKSSRKSAVEASAKITNVVKEEKKKIKEIESSDNESDFTDKSESTTTCTSNTTDEASIDDDNNESSVSCADDEDTMDETLIEETCNKSIQSELEDMPILQKETSIVNETMDTRDDEETSESKKESSFGSNELTIDEDSSSSNEPIIIPPICTNRHSKVIRSRNLSHSSSGTNNDIVKKIVKETNKRNGNEYEYEIKHDKEKKANKNITTYDDSSSSPTTSESNIDDGSTTSIITQKFSKDEEPHIFRYNPGEITQFRNEDGELTEAIVLNP
- a CDS encoding Armadillo-like helical domain and Armadillo-type fold domain and CLASP N-terminal domain-containing protein — encoded protein: MSSKGSRGPSAPRVVSVSARNPGTAGACTVDDFENNFYNVPKISITNGSELMSFFNEKICPGLNASDIDWEKRVLALKHLRSIVLCEAYLLPEFLDKILPNLELPLEKAIKDLRSQVVREAAYTIALYCKEMGAKMFRIVDLMFQPAISVVQSSAKVMSSSATILFTYVTKYVRNHKLIQKVSLTMTHKSREIRRSGAVMTKTILENWDDSEVFKEIGSICDAVFKAINDADPEVREQGRSCFYVLEEKYKDEAEKIFKMLDPSKKRSLNGGLATSSSSRSIVDAISASKPNTASSIRSNAYARATSEIDTTSARRAMITSKYGSSTRPPLLGKSSLTQRNSAGTLASRKNNINTLTKTSQGLPSTSQPNSRSGSPKSLMRNFNRMKVSETPKVALSSKVTKISSRPGVGLSAVPFELDNDARMESAAFMDAINKCNTLSDKREALTALRQILEHGRPLVNLDIDKAFQCLWKLYKESQNRPTSELMGALDVLFKKYNDYLVTHLNEIYPRILMKMANDTQPMLRSAHLKLLEQVKKLFSAKDRFASLTAYLQNPLHSPHVKAKQLLLKEYAEIIPYLDSQTLRGTAAFVPSFLKILHILESKLLNLDAAALSELINIHLTPQQRQRVLNFINKTKVSMSPLKTRQENVIGQVKDYVNSTSNYNSPYTNGRERSYDNNAPTSTSSTCSNLDYDTSKFFYNNAIEFKHDVEEQNRIITIIQAELMPDNDSIHKSHAAKALEVLTKDKCFTLWDTHFGSTLMLLIQNLSADDDNLVTNVACALKELISKEHNRLGEYYAYLIKSFISVKRRSDRIHKALDNCSDAMAKFLPAPTLIETLIPHLKVDDPEQLTNALKLLGKVFEYIPLSEAIPYLSRVCPYVVECIGHTTSSVRRGTIICMVSIINKCGRSKVDQYLVKFDRSQIRLLEVYLEKSQPK